GCTCCCCTCCACCCGGCTCCTTCTGCAGGGCTTCGAGCTCGCCAGCCAGGCTGgaaagctctcctcctcctcctccccattcaCCCCAGCTCCCATCGGCCATCTTGTTAGCACAAGGAGCGGGGAAGGGAACGCGGGGCTGGCTGAATCTGGGGCGGCTGATGGTGTCAGCCGGAGGTGGTTTCCAGGCAACTGTCACGCCGTGGGACACGGCGAGCCGAGAACACCGGGAACACCGCGTTCTCGCCGCACCGCCTGGGAGGGGGCCGAGCCTGGCACGGACGGAGCCGGCACAGGATGGTGCAGAGAGGGCAGTGTGAGGAAGAGGGTAGTGCAGGGATGGCAGCAGAGGAGGGGGTGTCCAGCATATCCCCTCCTGTCTCCCGCTCATCATACCCTCCCTGGCTTGGAGCAAGGATGCCCGAGCTGGCTGCTGGTACATCACACAGCAAGGAAGGACTGCATGGTATTTCACATGCACTCTGCATCGAGGAAAAACATCGCTCCGGACTCTGTACCCAAGCCCCCAGGCTTGTTGCGGGTGGTCCTGTTCTTCTTTGTCCCTTAACAAATCCAAAGCTCCCTCCCTACAAGTCACCAACCATTGTTGcccacccagcccagctctgtgTCCCTGGGTGTCACTGGAAAAGTGCATTTCCTGTAAAAATGGGCTGCCTTTCTCTTCCACAAGGTGCCAGTCTTCCCCAGTCCTCAGTGGGTCCCACTGCCCCTCTGTGCTGATGCCcgaggcagcaggcagcaccccaactcctgcctgcccgcctccccTGCCTGCTTCAGAGCATCCCTGCCTGTGACCCTCACCTGCCTGGCAGCCCTTCCTCCCACTGCCAGCCCAGCTTTTCCCCTCCCAGCGATGCTGATACTCACATCCCCTTCGTTTTACCTAAtttgagtgtttttttaaaaggcgGTTGAGTACAAGTGATTTTGAATGGAGGAGGGTGATAAAATTGCTCTGGCTGAGCAGCAGGAGACCAATGTGCGGATATGATGGACATGGGGAATGGGGCTGCGTAGTGCTGGGCAGGGTGGGTGCTGCAGAGGGGCAGAACCGCTTTAATGCCCTGTATACCAAGAAATGTTCTGCAGCCCTGTGCAGGTgacagcacagagggacaggaCAGTGTGGGGGTTATCTGCAGCCATCGCTGTCCCCAAGCCAGTCTTGCGGCTATTGATTTGGAACTTGCCCCGTTCATGCTAACCTTGGCAGTGCCAGCTTGCCCCTTATCAGCGCTGTTAAACCCCCGCTGCAATCTCCCGCCCTGTCCCACTGCCTCCTCTCTGGCAAGGAAGGATGCGGTGCCGGCTGCGAAcacttttccaaaggaaatttaaagtcagcctcctctttctcctgctcttggCCCTCCTGGTGCACCTGGCGATGGATTTggctctccccgcagccctcAGGCCCTGTGGCTGTGATGCGAAAGCACCGAAAGCCTCGGGTGTCCCATCAGGCAGCCCCGTGCTGGCCAGCCCCAAAAAGCTGAGCCTGCGAATCCTTCAGGATTTCAGTGGCAGCAATGGCTCCTTGGAGAAAAGCTCCCAGCTGCAGGGAGCGGAGCCGCACGCAAGGGCTGGAGAGCCGGGGCTCCGGCACCAGCGCGGAGAGGAGAATGCGGGGTGGACCGAGGGATCAAAGCTGGCGGCACTCTTCAAGCATCCTCTTTACAACATCCCAATCCCGGAGGTGACAGAGAAAGACAAGCTGTTTGTCGTCAACCCCATGGAGAAGTTCAGCCTGCGCAGCAGCGGGAGTGACGAATGGTGAGGAACGAGCTCAGCCCTGACTTGCTTTTGGGGGATACGCAGGTTTGAGGGGACAAGCGTCAGGGACCAAACATGCCGTTTCCCTGCCGTAGATCAGCATCCTACCCCGGCGGGGCCCCAACTGCTGAGCGTGCTCTTCTTGTGCCTCAAATCCTTTCTTAGCCCTGAATTTCTGGGCTGCTACCTGGGAGCCTGTAGCACACGGCGAAGCCAAAGGAGACTCTTGAATTATTCATAGTGTTATGTAGGGTATCTTTTAGATGATCTCTttgtcttctttccttccccaatGCAGACTAGCCTTTGGTCTCTCCCTCTATATATGAGGAAGTCTCCACTCCAGTTTTCTAACCAGTTTTATCCCCCTCTCCCGACACGCTGGAGGTGCAAAGCCTGCAATGTAGGTTACCTCTAACCGTGAGACCGTTCCCGTCCTGCATTTCGCAGGACATCGCCTGACCTCTTTAGGCTTGGCCGTATGGTGAGCTCACCACTGCCAGCCGCCTATTTTTACCACTGGTCTACTAACCCCTAATTAGGAGGGAAGATATTAAAAGCTTTAGTGTCGATAACACGTAGCAGCTTTCTTACGAAAAGCACACCTTCCAAATGTGGTGGCTGCTAAAACTGGGAGAGAATAAAAGCCGGTTTAAGAGCTGGTTTCCATAACTGGGCATTTGCCATGTCTCTGAGGACCACCTCGCCTGTGGATAACCATGGGAGATGGGGCTGATTTGATGAAATTGGGGCACAGTCTGCATTTTCCTAGAGAGAAAGATGTGGATTTAGGTTATAGATGCCCTGGGCCAGACTGTCCCATTGCAGTGCCGGTGGGTGCTGGTGCGGGGGGGGCAGatacccccaggagccccccttTGAATGCCAGCAAACTGCAGATTTGCAGGAGGCACAGAGATAGTGCTACCCAAACTCATTCCCCCGGGGAAACCAGGGGTCTGCAATAAACCCATCCAAGGGGAACTGGACATTGAGGGTGGGAGTTCAGGTCAGTGCTGGGGATGGCTGGGAAGTCCCTGCTCTTCCACTCCTGTTTTATGGACACGTGTGTGTCCCCAGCGAGCATGTGGGGGGGTGTAGCCGGTTGTATTCCCGGGAGCTAATCCCTTGGGGAAAAACAGCAAGACAAGCTGCTCCAGCAGGGAAATAAAGGCACAGATGAGAGGAGCAGGATCACCCCAGGGATTTTCCACGGGGGATGCGAGGGAAGACACCAAGCCCCCGCCGGCCGTGCAGGTGGATCTCCCCAGCCACCAGCCATGGGTGGGATCTGCCCAGGTGCCAGGAGCCCCAAGGAGGGCATGCAGGGCAGGGGGGTTTGCCACCATCCAGGGCTTGTGTTGGGCCTTCCCCCCGCCTCACCCTCCATGCACCGGCTCCTGGGAAGGGCCTGGGGACGTGGGACCTGTCCCGTCCCAACTAAACGCTGTCATTGTTGTTGGGGTGGCGGTGGCTGTCGGGCTGCAGGGTCAGCAGCAGTAAAGCCGAGACGCTCCTCCCGACAGGGAAGACGGCCTACGACACCTACCCTGCCTGGCTTAAATTCCACATCGGCATCAACCGCTACGAGCTGTACCCCCGCCAGGACCCCCTGATGCCCACCCTTCTCCGGGACTTGGCCACGCAGAGGATCGTCAGCTCGGGTAccacctgcctgcctgcacccctgcccacacccctgccctgctgcctgctgcccgccTCCCTCATCCCCATGTGCCCCCTTTCAGTCCAGAAGTCCGGTGGGACGCAGCTGAAGCTCATCATGACATTTCCGAATTACGGGCAGGCCCTCTTCAAGCCCATGAAGTGAGTAGAGCCAGGGACAACGCCATACCCCACCCACACTGTCCCGTTAGTTGGCAAGGAGTGGCTGGAGGAGACCACGGagggagaaatggagaaatcCTTCGTGCGCTGCCTCGCttcagcccccccaccccaaaattgAGGCGAGCGGGATGCTCCCCTTCCCCTCGCCTTCCCTGGTAGTGCTTGCGGCAGACTGGGTGCAGCTTGTGATGGGGTAGTGACCTCCAGTGGTGGAAAGAAGAAGATGGCCCATGAGGACCACCCAGAACCCTCCAGTCCATGAGGGCTTCCCAGCCCTTGGCttgggagcagggggtgcctgggggcctggctggggggtttggggccGCATCGCCCAGCAGGGAGCAACTGGAGGAGACTGGGTCTGTCTGTGTCTCCAGTGGCACCAGGGACACAAGGTGAGGGGTGGTTTGGAGTGACCCCATCCATGGCCATCACCCCCgctgtcccctctcctcccaggcagACCCGGGACCAGGAGACCCCCATCGACTTCTTCTACTTCTCGGACTTTGAGCGGCACAATGCAGAGATTGCAGCCTTCCACCTGGACAGGTGAGCACAAGCTTTGCATCCAACTCTGCCCTCCCGTGATGTcaaagcagcagagaagctgctccTTCATCCCACCTCTTCCTCCCCATTGCGAGGGATACCTGCATCTCATGGTGTTTTTAATAACTCGCTGTGAAAACCAGCCAGGGTCGGCAAGATATTGTTCCAAGTTCTGTGTTTCAGGATCCTGGATTTCCGGCGAATCCCCCCAGTTTCTGGCCGTTTGGTCAATATAACGAAGGAGATTCGTGACATCACCACGGACAAGAAACTGGCCAAGACTTTCTTCATCTCCCCAGGTGAGCTTTCATGCCGTCCATCCTCTCCTGCAGCCACCCACATGGAGCTCACCTggagccagctcctgcccggcCTCCCCCTGCAGTGGGGCAAACCGTCCCTTTGGGgactgctccagctcctgccggGTCCCCTGCCACGGGGCTCTGCTCCTCAAGGCCTTCCTCGCCATTTGCTGGTGGCACGTGGCCAGGGTGCATAGACCATCCTCACCTGGCTGCCTGCCAGACCACCCTGCATGGGGGTAGCAGGCTCGTTGCCTTCCTGCTCTTCATCAACCTTTGCTTTGTCCCCATGGCCAGCGGGCAACGTCTGCTTCTACGGGGAGTGCTCCTACTACTGCTCCACCGAGCACGCCCTCTGCGGCAAGCCGGACCGGCTGGAGGGCTCCATGGCCGCCCTGCTGCCCGACAAGACCTTGGCCAAGCGCCGCTCCTGGCGCAGCCCCTGGCGCCGCTCCTACCACAAGAGCAAGAAGGCTGAGTGAgctggggcacggggggcacggggggcacggggggcatgGGGCAGCAGAGCCGTGGGACAGGAGGGGGTCACCCCACGGCCGCTCTCACGGCCCCGTCCCGGCCTATGCCTGCAGGTGGGAGCTGAACCCCAATTACTGCGCTCAGGTGCGAGAGACGCCGCCTTACAACAGGGGCCATCGCCTCCTCGACCTCATCGACATGACGGTCCTCGATTTCCTTATGGGTGAGCCCCGCCGTGCtggcgctgggggctgcgggggccccTCAGGACTGAGGGACCCAAACAGCTCCGTGTCCTGCGGTACCGCACCCTGCGAGGTTTGTTGGCCAAACCATTGCTTGGGCTGCAGAGAGCTGCGCTCTTGCCCAAAACCAGAGCAAAGGGCTGTGCCATTAGCACACACCCCAGGCAGAAGCCAAAGGACGAGAGATGCCGGGGAGATCCCAGCTGAACACCCCGGGCACGGGAAGCGCCTCCCAGCAAGCTCCCACGTGCAGCCCCTgtggagccggggctggcggtgATGCTCCCCGGGGCTCGCACTGCCTCTCCCGTCCCCGGGGCCACTCCTTCCTCCCCGCGCTGTCCCCCCACCATCATCTGACTTGGAGAGCTTCCCGTCTCCTCGTCCCCGGCCGCCGCAGCCGTGCCTTTGCCGTTACTTCTGCTCCATTTGCCGCTGTTGTCCCTCCACGGGGCTGCTGGAATGAGAAGGGGCCTGGAGGCCCCGGGGGCTCTGCTCGCGTTCCCCCCATGGCCATGGCCACCAGACGGGCACCTTAGAGGTGCCCTCAGCCCTTTTCCCCAGCCTCTGCGTTTCGATCTCGCACCAGGAGGGTGCTCCATGTCCCTGCTCCCACCTCCTGGCCCACCACCCGATGGCAAATTTGTTGCCCTGCCGCAGGCAACATGGACCGGCACCACTACGAGACCTTCGAGAAATTTGGGAACGACACCTTCCTGCTTCACCTGGACAACGGTCGCGGGTAAAGCGGGACGGAGGGAAAGCAATCCCAgcaaaggggtggggggagaccgCGGATCTTGCCGAAACGCGCCCTGCGTTGGGCTCTGAGCTGCGGCGTGATGCTGCCCTGACACCGGCCGGCGGGCTTCTCCCCCCAGCTTCGGCACGCACTCACGCGACGAACCGTCCATCCTGGCCCCCCTCCGGCAATGCTGCAGGTAAGGGGCTCCCACCGCCCGCCCCAGAGCTGCTGTCGGGGAGAGGTTCCCCGGGTTGAAACCTCTCCCTCCTCATCTTCGGCAGCATCAAGAAGTCGACCTACCTGCGGCTGCAGCTGCTGGCCACCCAGCCCTACCGCCTGAGTGACCTGCTGCGGGAGGCGCTGGCCGCCGACCCCCTGGCCCCCATCCTGGCCGAGCCCCACCTGCGAGCGCTGGACCGACGCCTGGGGAAGGTGCTGGCAGCGGTGGGACGCTGCCTGGCTGGAGCAGCCCGCCCGGATGAGGTGCTGGTGGATGATGTGGGGTCACGGGTGTGATGGAGGGCTCGGTACCCCGCTGGGTTGGGGTGTTTTGGCCAGCTGCCGAGGGCGATACGGGGACCGGCGTGCAGCTCTGACTCCGTGTAGCGTCGGCTTTCGGCAGCACAATGCACCAGGAAAGCGGGCTGTAAGGATAGCCGGGATGGGGAgggtatttaaataaaaaggttgGCCTAGTGGAGACACGAGCTGAGATCCCCCCCCACCAGAGCTGCTTTCCCAGCCCTGGCCTGTCCGTGCGTGCCTGGACGTGTCGCTTCAGCCCTCCAAAGCCTTTTAGGAAAGGGTAGggatttttcctgtctttccccaGCAAGAGCTGCCGAACTTGAGCAGTTGGCAAGCTCCTTCTGACCCCCCCCGCTCAGCGATGCCCTGGTGACCCCCAAAAAGAGAGCTGAGGCTCCCCGCTGCCagtgtggggaaactgaggcatgagcTCCCAGCCACTCACCGCTTATCCCTGCCCCATTCTTCCCACGCCCACCCAAAAACCCCCTCGGCTCCAGCATCGCCACCTCTGCCGCAGCACCGGGGGTGCAGCAAGGTGGGACAAGCCCCACTGTCCTCCCAGCATCCCCCCAAATCCTCCGGGAACTGCCgccggctccctccctgcccgaaAAAGTGGCTCTTGGGAGGGGACGGATTGACCCGGGTCCGTGCACCCTATTTAGTGCCCGGTGGCTCAGCACCCAGCTTATCCCCTGAGCCTCCCGGGGGGGTTAATCTGCGGCAGGGTTACATCAGCTGGGGCAGGTGCCATCGCTAGGCCACCGCCAGTGTCCCCAGGACGGGGCACAGGGTTGGCATCGGCATGGCCAGAGATAAAGGTGCCACTGGGGAGGAGAGCTGTCCTCCGGCCCGGCCGGTCACCCGCGGAGCGATGGGAAGCTGCAGGAAAGGGTGAAAAAGGGCGGCTGGTGCAGCGGGAGATGGAGCTGCCCTGGAAAAGCCAGGCGGAGATTTAGGCCGGAACAAAAAATGGGCtcgaaagggagaaaaaaaaaaaggggagacaAAGAGGATCTGTCCGCGTTACACAACAGGGCCGGGGACTCTGAATCGGGGTTTGTTGCGGCGTGCCCCCCCCGACGCCGGCGGCACGTCCTCCTGCTTCTGCCTCGGCGAGCGCACCAAACCCCGGCATGGGGAGGAAAAGGTTTCGGGGCTGTTTTGCAACAGGTTACTCCCCTTCTGCCGGCTTCatattttttaaccctttctaTAAATGCCTTTTTGCCACCATACCCAAAGCTGGCGGGGCCGTTCCCACCCCGTGCCCCAAGGATGCAGCCCCACGGATGCAGCCCCACAACTGTGTCCGGACACAGGCGGCCGGTCCCCCCGCTCCTCGCTGAGCCCTCCCAGGCAAATCATTTTCCGAGGTGCTGTCGGATTTAGAAGCCGGGGCGTGGGAGGGCGGCTGTTTTCTCAGCCCAGCGAGTTTGCACAAGGTCCCGGCTGTGCCGCCGCGCATTCAAGGTCCCATGGGAGCAGCCGGGTTTGGCTCGCATCCCCCTGCTGAGCCGGCCTGGCCGCCCGTGGGGGGAGAGGGATGGTAACGGCGTGTCTGAGGCCACGGGCCCGGGGAGCAGCAGAACCCGCCCGCCCGGTCGAGGCGGCGTGGGCACACGGGCGTCAAGTGGGGCTGCCCGTGCCGCGGGGACGGGTTCAGCCGTGCCGTCGTGCCGGGTGGTGCGTGGGGGTGCCGGGTATTTCCCACCCCATCCGGGCTGGCAAACCGGCTGCCCCAGCAAAACCTAAACAGGGTCGGAGCACAGCCCTGCACCTGGGAGCCCCCATTTTGGGCCGGCATCACCCATGGGACCTGCCCGGGGTGGGCATGGAGGGGGGACCTGCCCGGGCTGCCTGCGGCCCTTGGTGGGCATGGAGGCTGGAGGGAACCCCCCGGGGAGGAGGCGTTTGGTGACCAGCTCCCCGTGGGCAGccagggggtggggatggggtggggatgggcaGGTTGGCAGCCCAAAATGATgttgataataataaaataaaataaaagtataataataatatgaCAATAGCGATAATAATAGCGATAATAATAgcgataataataataataataataataataataataataataataataataataataataaagaaggGGATACCGAAGAGGCCCGAGGGccgggggggcggtggcggcccccccgcggcagccccggcgggcgcgcgcgcgcggtgcagcggggcggggcggtggcggcgggaccggggagggggggcagcggaggggggcgggggcgggggccgcctTCCCCTGCAAAACAAaagggagcggagcggcggcggcagccgagAGGGACGGTGTGGGCTGCCTTCCTGCTCTGCGCGACTTGCTGGTGGGTTTGCGTGGGGTGGGGGCACGgcgggtttggggagggggaaggggagttGCGGGTGGGCCGGCTGGCTCGTACCGGGGGGAGAtgagccgggccggggggggtgcAGAGGGTCCGACGGGGCAGCGGCTCTGCGCGCGGGTGGGTGCTCGCGTGGGTGGCCcgtgggagaggaagggaagggggttTATAACCCTATAAGGGGAGGCGGCCGCGCtggcgctggggcgggcggctccatcccggcccggccccggcggcgggggcggcccggggcagCAGGTGCCCCTCGGCGGGCTCGGAGCACCCCCCGCCGCACCACGGCCGCCTGCACGGGAGGGGGTTTCGGTAGGTACCGGGACCCCTATCGCAGGGGTGGGGTTCCCCGCGAGTGGGGTCCCTCCAGGTGGGTCCCTTCCCACTGACACTTTCCTCTCTCCCCGGCCCCCCAGGTGAACCGTGACCCCCCCCGTGCCGCCGCCATGTCCCGCCGCAGCCAGCGCCTTGTCACCACGCGCTATTACCCCGGGGACGACGATGCCAcgaccagcagcagcagcagctccctgctgggGGGCCAGCAGCTCCCCTTTAAGGAGAGCACTGGCAGGttagtggggtgcaggggtggggggggtcccccctcccAAATATGGACAGGGACACTCTATCCCACACCACGGACCAGGCACCGTCCCAGGGTGAGGCATGAGGGCGGCTTGCAGAAGGGAGCTAGGCGGCAAGCTCACTGTGTTTCGGCATGGCCGCCGGCCACCTTGGCACTGGCTGTGCCCCGCTCTGGCAAAAGCCCCGTGCTCCCCACCCCTGGCACCTCTGCGTtgccccgctgccccggcacAGGAGGCTGCCGTGGGCGGCTCGGGGCGGCTGCGTGCCTCCTCCCAGCCGCGGCCGCCTCTGGCTCGATGGCGGGAGGGAGGTGCGCTGCAAGCGCCGGGCCGGAAAACCGCAGCGGTGCGAGCGGAAGTGGTgccggcagctgcctggggaCGGGCGGGAGGACCTTTTGCAAAGCAGCGGTTGCACCCTTCGAAACCTACCGCCATCTGGTAcggcgggggggggtggagggaagtgATGCCCGCCGAGGGATTAGGGTGAATTCCCCATTTCTCCCCCGCGGGTGCACCATGACCCCCACCCCATAATCACGCATGGCTGATGAGCCCATTCTCACCCCCGGCAGGACAATCAGGAGGAAATCGAGCAGCACAAAGCGCCTttctcctgcccccagcacccaaacctcCTACTACAGCGAGTCCCTGATGAGCGAGTCCTAcctggggggcagccggggcctcGCCGCCCTGGGCAGCTCTGTGCTGGACGATGCCCTGGACAGCAGCACGTACTGGGGTgagccctccctccctcttgcaGCAGCTGGGGACCTCCCTGGGCATCGGGGGGGTGTTGGGGCAGCCCCCCAGGCCGGCTGACCGGGTTGGCCCCTGTGAAGGTGGTTGTGGGTGGCTTCTCAGGGGGACTGTGTTTTGAGGGCAGGTGGGGAGCTCTCCACCAGGAGGAGAAGAGGCACAGGGGACACCGAGTCCAGTAAGATCAACGGGCTGCTGGAGAGCAAGACGTATGACACCTACGCCTCTTCATCTGGGTACTCCTCAGAAGATGACTACGCTGGTAGGGATGCACCAGCCTCTCTGTgatggcagggatgctgggggagACGTCCCCAAGGGGACCAGCCAGGGCCTGGCTCTGCCCAGGATGCTGCCAGCCCCCCTGCTGCATGCCTCCCCCTGTGCAAAGCCTTGCTCTGGGCGATGCCCAGGGATGCAGGCTCCATTTGGTGACTTACCGCCTCGCTTCTTCCTTTCTAGGTCACTTTTACTCAGGCCAGAGTAGCTCCGGGTCGGGGCTGAGGACCGCAGCCTCCCGGGTGGGCTCCTTCCTCTGGCAGGTGCTCACTTCCCCGGGTGAGTggagggctggcgggggggtTTCTAGTAGCAcctttcttccctgccagcttctcccttccccccgtGCCATGTGTGCTGTTCCCTGATCGGGTGGAGGGGTTTTATCCCCCTGTGGGAGCATccttggggacagaggggacatcTCTGCTGGGACCTTGCCTGAGGCTCAGCTTCTTTCCCGGCAGTTCGGTTTGTGGGGTGGCTGTTctcggggctggcagctgcctggcacCGCCTCACCGGCGCGGCTCCCCGCCTGGGCGGCGTCCCCTTCTCCAGGTGAGCATGGCGGTAGGACACCGGGATGGGGAGAGGCGTGGGGAAAATCCGCAGGACCCCAGAGAGGGGGTATCCTGCAGAGCCCGGCACACATGGGGTGGGTGTCTTGTGCCGAAACCCGGCTGGGCTTTGCTTTCCCTCTGGCCCCCATCCAGAGAAGCGCTGCGGTGGGGGAAGGTGGCTGCAGTCCTGCAGGCGCCTCTTTCTTCTCCGTGCTCCAGGCGCTACCCGTGGCTGAAGAGGTCCCTGCTTCTGCTattgctcctcctgctcctcgcTGCTGCCGCCTATGGTGAGTTGGCCTGGCTCGATCTGTTGCCCTGAGATCTGGGGCAGTGCAGAGCACCCCACCGCTGTTCCCAGGGGATGCGATGGCTCCAAGCTCAGTGCTCGTGGCTCCTGGTACCCTGGTGCATCTGCACCCCTGTGCTGGGGCCTCCTGGTAACCCCAGGCGATGCTGATGGCTGAGCCTCTGCACGTCCACCCTGTCCCCCGCTGTGGCCCGTTACCGGCCTGCCGTTGTAACCATCTCATCCCCCTGCGTGCCCAGGAGCTTGGTACTTCTACCCGTATGGGCTGTCGACGCTCAGCCTCCCCGCCTTCCCGTGGTGGGGAGCTGGAAAGCTTTCCTCCTCCGATGGTCCGCAGGCAGGGGACCTGACTGCGCTGGACCAGGTAAGCCTCAGCAAAGGCACGGCGGTGGCCCGGGTGGGGTGGGTGCCTTGCAGGGAGAGCCGGGACAGTGTGGTCTGTGGCTGACGGAGCCCTTCCAGGGGATGGGGAAGTGGTGGAGGATGGGGCAGATGGTGGCTCTGTGCTGGTGGAAATAGCTCCCCCAGCTTGTGGCCATCTCACTCTCGGGGTGtcccagggatggagcagggggaACATCTGTCCTCTcctgagaagcagcagatgaATAAGATGCCACTGACTCTGGGGACCGGGTGGCCTGGGTCCCCTTCCACAGGGGTCCCTGTGGAGCAAGCGGCCCCCCGGGGGTCTGCACCTTGCTGGAGGGCTGCATCGTGCCCTACCTTTGCTGCCACAGGGGCTGTGGGGTGAGCACCGGCTCCTGGCTCGCTTCCAGGCCCTGGAGAAGCGCTTCGAGGCACTGGAGGCCGAGGTGTTGCGGTGGGAgctgcggcggggggcggcagcggtggcggcggggggagagCCGCCCCCGGGAGACGTCCTGgcgctgctggaggggctggtgaACCGCCGGGACGCGGGGCTGAAGGAGCATCTCCGAACCGATGTGACCAGCCACCTCCAGGTGAGGGGCGCGGGGGGCACAAGGGGAGATGGGGGCATGCGGGGTCGGGCTCTGATGTTCCCCCCTGTTCCTCACCCTGCAGGGCGAGCTGGATGCCCTCCGAGCCCAGGTGCAGAGGGATTTAGACTGGCGCCTGGGGAAGATTGCACAAGCCTCTCAGGTAAGGGGGTGAGCGTGTGATGGTACCCGGGCAGGACATCTTCACCACCGGCATCACAGGTCTcaccccttccccttctcctggcaGGAGATGGAGGCGCGCTTGCTGGAGCTGAACTCGGAGTGGCAGAGGTAACACTGGCTGTCCGGGCAGAGCTGCCGCCCTCTTCGGGGCA
This genomic interval from Calonectris borealis chromosome 1, bCalBor7.hap1.2, whole genome shotgun sequence contains the following:
- the LOC142086619 gene encoding extracellular serine/threonine protein kinase FAM20C-like, with amino-acid sequence MRCRLRTLFQRKFKVSLLFLLLLALLVHLAMDLALPAALRPCGCDAKAPKASGVPSGSPVLASPKKLSLRILQDFSGSNGSLEKSSQLQGAEPHARAGEPGLRHQRGEENAGWTEGSKLAALFKHPLYNIPIPEVTEKDKLFVVNPMEKFSLRSSGSDEWVSSSKAETLLPTGKTAYDTYPAWLKFHIGINRYELYPRQDPLMPTLLRDLATQRIVSSVQKSGGTQLKLIMTFPNYGQALFKPMKQTRDQETPIDFFYFSDFERHNAEIAAFHLDRILDFRRIPPVSGRLVNITKEIRDITTDKKLAKTFFISPAGNVCFYGECSYYCSTEHALCGKPDRLEGSMAALLPDKTLAKRRSWRSPWRRSYHKSKKAEWELNPNYCAQVRETPPYNRGHRLLDLIDMTVLDFLMGNMDRHHYETFEKFGNDTFLLHLDNGRGFGTHSRDEPSILAPLRQCCSIKKSTYLRLQLLATQPYRLSDLLREALAADPLAPILAEPHLRALDRRLGKVLAAVGRCLAGAARPDEVLVDDVGSRV
- the SUN2 gene encoding SUN domain-containing protein 2; this translates as MSRRSQRLVTTRYYPGDDDATTSSSSSSLLGGQQLPFKESTGRTIRRKSSSTKRLSPAPSTQTSYYSESLMSESYLGGSRGLAALGSSVLDDALDSSTYWGGELSTRRRRGTGDTESSKINGLLESKTYDTYASSSGYSSEDDYAGHFYSGQSSSGSGLRTAASRVGSFLWQVLTSPVRFVGWLFSGLAAAWHRLTGAAPRLGGVPFSRRYPWLKRSLLLLLLLLLLAAAAYGAWYFYPYGLSTLSLPAFPWWGAGKLSSSDGPQAGDLTALDQGLWGEHRLLARFQALEKRFEALEAEVLRWELRRGAAAVAAGGEPPPGDVLALLEGLVNRRDAGLKEHLRTDVTSHLQGELDALRAQVQRDLDWRLGKIAQASQEMEARLLELNSEWQSSAQEGLRGSFQREVGKLEQEVAALRRELTGLKSDQEVMGKHVEGMLEQLKVVRADVEAQFPAWISRFLSQPQRDGAASLVLQREDLQAELQALERKILAKVLEDRRLSARDAQASIGVALRQGGTTGVTEEQVHLIVGQALKRYSEDRVGMVDYALESAGASVINTRCSETYETRTALLSLFGIPLWYHSQSPRVILQPDVNPGNCWAFCGSQGFAVIRLSSIIRPTAVTLEHIPKALSPQGTIPSAPKDFAVYALKEEGEEEGLLLGQFTYNENGDPIQTFYLEGDAVGTYQLVELRVLSNWGHPEYTCIYRFRVHGEPAH